A part of Amycolatopsis camponoti genomic DNA contains:
- a CDS encoding NAD(P)/FAD-dependent oxidoreductase, with protein MAAPKVVVIGAGVIGASVAYHLARRGARVHCVDRADRPASGTTEVGFATATAYRRFPKSYFELNQAGIAEHAALAGEYAPAPWWHRTGTAAWTDDESFTGYLAQLEEWGCPVERYAAEDSSVVFPASGPVAFLPAEGWIDAVAFTRHLLDQAISYGATLELNAEVTSVSGGVGLADGRRIEADAVVNATGSAADEIGALAGARPFLGEPRRSLIAHLLVDGDPLPCILRAPEVSIRPDGPGRVVLRSDRVDRGLPARSGTPDPEFVKDLLDRAAKVVPLLGTATVRTASVVDARCARDELPSVGPLSAVPGYYEAVASAGVTLGPLFGRALAGRIVDGVGDELVDVFTPDRFGAGGRE; from the coding sequence ATGGCGGCGCCGAAGGTGGTCGTGATCGGCGCCGGCGTCATCGGCGCTTCGGTGGCCTACCACCTCGCCCGGCGCGGCGCGCGCGTGCACTGCGTCGACCGCGCGGACCGGCCCGCCTCGGGCACCACGGAGGTCGGGTTCGCCACCGCGACGGCGTACCGGCGCTTCCCCAAGTCCTACTTCGAGCTGAACCAGGCGGGCATCGCCGAGCACGCCGCGCTCGCCGGCGAGTACGCACCCGCGCCCTGGTGGCACCGCACCGGGACGGCCGCGTGGACCGACGACGAGTCGTTCACCGGCTACCTCGCCCAGCTCGAAGAGTGGGGCTGCCCGGTCGAGCGGTACGCCGCGGAGGACTCTTCGGTCGTCTTTCCCGCGTCGGGACCGGTCGCCTTCCTGCCCGCCGAGGGCTGGATCGATGCCGTCGCCTTCACCCGCCACCTCCTCGACCAGGCGATCTCCTACGGCGCAACGCTGGAGCTGAACGCCGAGGTGACGTCGGTGTCGGGCGGCGTCGGCCTCGCGGACGGCCGCCGGATCGAAGCCGACGCCGTGGTCAACGCCACCGGCTCGGCCGCCGACGAGATCGGCGCACTGGCCGGTGCGCGCCCGTTCCTCGGCGAGCCCCGGCGCAGCCTGATCGCCCACCTGCTCGTCGACGGCGACCCGCTGCCCTGCATCCTGCGCGCGCCCGAGGTCAGCATCCGGCCGGACGGCCCCGGCCGCGTGGTCCTGCGCTCGGACCGCGTCGACCGCGGCCTGCCCGCGCGCTCGGGCACTCCCGACCCCGAGTTCGTGAAGGATCTCCTGGACCGGGCGGCGAAGGTCGTCCCGCTGCTCGGCACGGCCACCGTGCGCACGGCGAGCGTCGTGGACGCGCGCTGTGCGCGTGACGAACTGCCGAGCGTCGGGCCGTTGTCGGCGGTGCCGGGGTACTACGAGGCCGTCGCGAGCGCCGGGGTCACGCTCGGACCGCTGTTCGGGCGCGCGCTGGCCGGCCGCATCGTCGACGGCGTGGGCGACGAGCTGGTCGACGTCTTCACCCCGGATCGCTTCGGCGCCGGGGGTCGTGAGTGA
- a CDS encoding alpha/beta fold hydrolase, producing MTIWTELLGSQTHVLGEKYRTRVIEAGDGEPLVLLHGVGGHAEAYARNVTRLGRRHRAMAMDLLWHGFSAKPEFTHDAVGTYVAQVLDLLDSQGIERAHLEGESLGGWVALTLALEHPERVGKLVLNTTAGVKWAPGSVNERPAEGREALRARSLAAIENPTPETIRTRLEWLMATPDRVTDELVEVRRRIYAEPATNAALRTVFENSFGFGSGPNRKISEDRLATVSVPTLVLWSDHNPGSGPDVGRRIAKLIPGAAFHSVADAAHWPQWEQPEEHDRVVLDFLGRAE from the coding sequence GTGACCATCTGGACCGAGCTGCTCGGCAGCCAGACGCACGTCCTCGGCGAGAAGTACCGGACCCGCGTCATCGAGGCCGGCGACGGCGAGCCGCTGGTGCTGCTGCACGGCGTCGGCGGGCACGCCGAGGCCTACGCGCGCAACGTGACCCGGCTCGGCCGGCGCCACCGCGCGATGGCGATGGACCTGCTGTGGCACGGCTTCTCGGCCAAGCCGGAGTTCACGCACGACGCCGTCGGCACGTACGTCGCGCAGGTGCTCGACCTACTGGACTCCCAGGGCATCGAGCGCGCGCACCTCGAAGGCGAGTCGCTCGGGGGCTGGGTCGCGCTGACCCTCGCGCTGGAGCACCCCGAGCGCGTCGGAAAGCTGGTGCTCAACACCACCGCCGGCGTCAAGTGGGCGCCGGGTTCGGTCAACGAACGCCCCGCCGAAGGGCGTGAGGCCCTGCGTGCCCGCTCTCTGGCCGCCATCGAAAACCCGACGCCGGAGACCATCCGCACCCGGCTGGAGTGGTTGATGGCCACCCCCGACCGCGTCACCGACGAGCTGGTCGAGGTCCGCCGCCGGATCTACGCCGAACCGGCGACCAACGCCGCGCTGCGCACGGTGTTCGAGAACTCCTTCGGGTTCGGCTCCGGGCCGAACCGGAAGATCTCCGAGGACCGGCTGGCGACGGTGAGCGTGCCGACGCTGGTGCTGTGGTCGGACCACAACCCCGGCAGCGGGCCCGACGTGGGCCGCCGGATCGCGAAACTCATCCCGGGCGCGGCCTTCCACAGCGTCGCCGACGCCGCGCACTGGCCCCAGTGGGAGCAGCCCGAGGAACACGACCGCGTGGTCCTCGACTTCCTGGGCCGTGCGGAGTGA
- a CDS encoding VOC family protein gives MRIRSLAYVGLSTKEVAAWETFAADVLGLPGQWIDDGRLLLRMDERAYRFDVRHGESEALSWLGWEVASAADLTALEHELTAAGVAVTRATAAECADRRVAGMVWLEDPSGLRHELFYGQEADFRPLRLTRALAGYRTGEHGMGHAVVGVTNYAETLAFLVDTLGFGVSDTFKGFIAFLHCNPRHHSIALVETDEPGLRHIMLETTTLDDVGATIDVAYDRRIVTRTLGRHTNDRAVSFYLETPSGWEIEYGWDGLDVDTADWSTRQLAGPTSLWGHHHVSGTEIKTS, from the coding sequence ATGCGCATCCGCAGTCTCGCCTACGTCGGACTGTCCACGAAGGAGGTCGCGGCCTGGGAGACCTTCGCCGCGGACGTTCTGGGCCTGCCCGGCCAGTGGATCGACGACGGGCGCCTGCTGCTGCGCATGGACGAGCGGGCCTACCGCTTCGACGTGCGCCACGGCGAGAGCGAAGCGCTGTCCTGGCTGGGCTGGGAGGTGGCGAGCGCCGCCGACCTGACCGCGCTCGAACACGAGCTGACCGCCGCCGGCGTCGCGGTCACCCGGGCGACCGCCGCCGAGTGCGCCGACCGCCGGGTCGCCGGGATGGTCTGGCTCGAAGACCCGTCCGGGCTGCGCCACGAGCTGTTCTACGGGCAGGAGGCCGACTTCCGGCCGCTGCGCCTGACCCGCGCGCTGGCCGGCTACCGGACCGGCGAGCACGGGATGGGCCACGCCGTCGTCGGCGTCACGAACTACGCCGAAACGCTGGCGTTCCTGGTGGACACGCTCGGCTTCGGCGTCAGCGACACGTTCAAGGGCTTCATCGCGTTCCTGCACTGCAACCCGCGCCACCACTCCATCGCGCTGGTGGAGACCGACGAGCCCGGCCTGCGGCACATCATGCTGGAGACGACGACCCTCGACGACGTCGGCGCGACCATCGACGTCGCCTACGACCGCCGCATCGTCACGCGCACGCTGGGCCGCCACACCAACGACCGGGCCGTGTCGTTCTACCTCGAGACGCCGTCCGGTTGGGAGATCGAGTACGGCTGGGACGGCCTGGACGTGGACACCGCCGACTGGTCGACGCGGCAGCTGGCCGGGCCGACCAGCCTGTGGGGGCACCACCACGTGTCCGGCACCGAGATCAAGACCTCATGA